The genomic region attttttgcgcATAAGGGGAAGTTGCACGTAGGTGTTCGTACAGATaaacatatgtgcatatctctatgtacataaacatattcacataaaagtatatacgtatgtacgtgCTAGTGTGTTACCATTTCCTCCTTTCATATGTACGCCCATGCACGTGCAGCTAGTATTGACATCTCGAAAGAAGACCTAGTAACTCCtgtaacatatttttttcctcccTACTTTCACAAAATGGATGTTCAAGAAATAGATGAAAAGATCATTTCGGAAGGAAATTATGTACGAAATGCATTGCATacaaataatgtaaaaataaagacatcgaatattgtaaataatatGGAGGCTATTGAAGGTAgtaataagaattttttaacactaaatgaaaatttgaTATCAAAAATAAGAAGTGATGgttttgaaataataaaaaaagaaggagaGATATTAGACGTAAATTCACGGAATGTTTGTTATGCtttaaaaaatgggaaattTCGTTTAATTAAtcaaaatggaataaatacAACAAGgataaaattgttatatgACAATGAAGTTTTATATGtttgttttaataaagaaaatggtaattatttattattattagataaTAAAggtcatttatatatttacaaaattaatgaatataaagtTGATTTGATACTTTGTTTAAATTTTCCAccatatcaaaaaaaattcacCATGCCAACTTCTTCTGctaattcaaaattttctgTCATCTCATCCACCTGTACTGTTAATGcaaaagatattaaaaatgtgatAAAAAGTGATATTCCCAAAAAAGCTAGCTGGCTACCAAAAAGTGATAAACTTTTTATTACTGGTCATaataattgtttatatatttggaaCGTAACCTTACTAACTAATGCAATGATAACAAATAAACTTAAAGATGAAATTGATGTAAATGATAAGTTAGTGTCCATGTGTGCTATATCGTTATCTTTCGAACATGTATTTCAtaagtataattatttatgtaaagaGCAAAATTTGAGTACAGAGAACGAAGATAACAGgtatgataaaatttttttaaacaccTACTGTTTAAGTCTAAAtgggaaatatatatttgcattaataaataattactatTCTATTATATGGGATGTAGAGCGGAACAATCAGTATCTTAAAATTACGTTAGTTGGTTTCTCatcattaaaaaaggaaataaaaaatgtgaagAAGCAGTTGCACATTGATTCGGCTAGCACACACAGGAGTGAGCAAGGGTTTCTTTCCATTAATAAGGATCCACAGAAGTCTGACAGTTGCAGCTCGATCAATGGCGAAATATCGTCAGTCCACATGCTGAACACCTTTTTCCACTATAATAGGAACAGCACTAGCAGCGGTGATCACGACAATAGTAATGACAATAACAGCGGCAGTGGCGGCTGTATTAATGATGGCAGTCAGAGCACTTACTACCTACTCGTTTTCCATAGCGGATCATGTATATCAGTGTTTCCCTTCAAAAACAATATTATCGTAGACGAAAATTTTTCGGAGCGCATAGATATTCTAAACGAAAGTAgcatacaaaatatatatgtggagAAGGATATAACGAATATTGAAAACATAGAGATGTTTATAGATCCATCTGAGTTTTTCGTCTTCCTTAGTTTGTCTTACACAATTTTTaacaaacataaaaaagtAGATGTTAGTAGAAGTTTATTATTCATTcttgaaattttaaataaaaaaagattaaattttaaaattcagCCCAAATTTGTTCTACTACCAAATAAAACTATTCTACCCTTATGTTCTATtagattaataaaaataaatgattgtTTAAAATTCTCAAAAGTTTTAAATGTATCAGTTTCATCAACTACtctaaatattattaatctttttgtgttttctattatttttaattcattgAAAAAGAGTGTAAGTGTTCAGTCCTTTTCAGCTCCAATACCGTTACTTATGGGGGACGTATGCAATACCAAGGAGGGGCAGCAACCATCCATTGCATGTGATCAGAGTAACTCATTGGAGGTAGATACACATGTAAAGCAAGGAGATACACATAATGATTTGGTTAAATCTGCTAATAGTAACATTTTGAAAGGTACATGTGAAGAGagtaataatacatatgctAGTAGTAAGGCCCCTATGGGGGATGAGTTATATTTGGCTGACAACGAATATGACGCATATAATAATCTGGATGAGCAAAAGAGAAACATAATGGTGCATTATGAAGATTTCTTTAGGGCGATAAAGGATAAAGGAGGAGTTGTTGGGAATAGAATGGAGAGGCATTTGGTAGGTGAAAAAACAGATTCAGTTCATATGAGAATGCATAATGATATGGCTCAAGGTCGTGAGAGTGTTATTCATAAGAATGTCTTGCATCATGATGCGGTAGATGGAATGAATATGCttcagaaaataaaaaatttgactAAAATGGGAGATGATTACCTAAATGACCATAATAATAGTACCCAGCACATAGGTAATAATATTGAGGAGGTGAAGAAGCAGGAGATGATTGAGGATACTGCCAACAGTAGAAGAGGCATGAGTAGAAGCAGCAACAAGAACAGCGACGAGGTTACCACGGGAAGTGCAAGTAATAGTAACGAAGCgaatataaagaaaacaaGAAAGTTAAAAAAGGAGCTAAAAGGAGGAGCAGTGGGGGAGAAAGAGGACAAGCAGGGATTACGCAAAGGAAGCGAATTAATAGGGCATAATGAACATAAAGACTTAACGGCTCCCTTAAATGAAATGGGAATATTGAGGAGAACGGATAAGGATAAAATGTATGAAAAggatatgaataatatagaCAATCGCACAAGTGTAAAGAGCCACGTGTTAGAAAATAGTCCATTGTTGGATAGTAGTCATGTACTGGAAAATTGCCTGAACAATCTAATGAATGAGTCCAATGAACGCTCTGATGGAcaacatattaataaaaagggTTCTCATGAAGATGAAGATTTAGatcaatttttaaattattccaTTAAagagataaagaaaaataaaaaaaaatcttccTTCGATGAGACATTCACACTAAACGATGATATGGGTAATATCAAACTGAAAGAGTTTTGTgctaaaagaaaaaacagcTCACATTTGGAGTCCAAAAAGATGAGCGTTTCTTCCTTGTGCAGTAGCAGTAGATATAAGGAAGTGAATACTTTAGGAGCACAAAAGggaggaaaaaatgaagagaaaGGAGAAAAGCAAGGAGTACTGCAAGAAGTTGGAGGAGTTCCATTGGGAAAAGTCGAAGGAGAAGAGGCAGAGGAAGCAGAAGAACACGCAGGTAACAAGAAAAATCCTTTCAACGAAACCAAACAAATTGTggatttaattttttctgatCACTCGGAAATGAAGTTAGGATATGGAAATGATGAAAAGAACACGCTGGACTATAACAGTAATATTGATATAATAATGTCAACACATGAAGATGCCTTAAAGAGGTTCATGGAATGTGAAGAGGAAGAGAATGAGGAGGACAAGAGGAGTCTTCATCatggtagtaataataataagataGTGATAAGTAAGGGTTATGCAGATGGACTGATAGAGAAAAGAGGGCATAAGGAGAGTGAAAACAGCGAAATAGGCAAAATAAGTAGAAACAACGAAATTAACAGAAACAGTGAAATACGCGATAATGTTGGCGAAGGATCTTTTCTGCAAAGCCAGGTGCATGAGGAGGAGGAGAAAGGGGCGCATGCAAAAGACGAAAACGAGCAGAAGCAGTACGATGATTTTAGAGGACCTgagaaggaaaaagaaaaagcaaaggaaaaagtaaaggaaaaagaagaaaaaaatgaaaaggaaaaagaagaagaaaatgaaaaggaaaatgaaaaggaaaaggaaaaggaaaaagtaaaggaaaaggaaaaggaaaaagtaaaggaaaaggaaaaagtaaaGGAAAATGAAGGTAAGAAGAATCATGAAATTTATgcaaagaaggaaaaaaatctGAATTCCTTTTTGCATAAACTGGGGTTTTTTAAAAGCAGCCAAGCAGCTTCACCCGGACCAGAAGTACAT from Plasmodium malariae genome assembly, chromosome: 11 harbors:
- the PmUG01_11056200 gene encoding conserved Plasmodium protein, unknown function; this translates as MYAHARAASIDISKEDLVTPVTYFFPPYFHKMDVQEIDEKIISEGNYVRNALHTNNVKIKTSNIVNNMEAIEGSNKNFLTLNENLISKIRSDGFEIIKKEGEILDVNSRNVCYALKNGKFRLINQNGINTTRIKLLYDNEVLYVCFNKENGNYLLLLDNKGHLYIYKINEYKVDLILCLNFPPYQKKFTMPTSSANSKFSVISSTCTVNAKDIKNVIKSDIPKKASWLPKSDKLFITGHNNCLYIWNVTLLTNAMITNKLKDEIDVNDKLVSMCAISLSFEHVFHKYNYLCKEQNLSTENEDNRYDKIFLNTYCLSLNGKYIFALINNYYSIIWDVERNNQYLKITLVGFSSLKKEIKNVKKQLHIDSASTHRSEQGFLSINKDPQKSDSCSSINGEISSVHMLNTFFHYNRNSTSSGDHDNSNDNNSGSGGCINDGSQSTYYLLVFHSGSCISVFPFKNNIIVDENFSERIDILNESSIQNIYVEKDITNIENIEMFIDPSEFFVFLSLSYTIFNKHKKVDVSRSLLFILEILNKKRLNFKIQPKFVLLPNKTILPLCSIRLIKINDCLKFSKVLNVSVSSTTLNIINLFVFSIIFNSLKKSVSVQSFSAPIPLLMGDVCNTKEGQQPSIACDQSNSLEVDTHVKQGDTHNDLVKSANSNILKGTCEESNNTYASSKAPMGDELYLADNEYDAYNNLDEQKRNIMVHYEDFFRAIKDKGGVVGNRMERHLVGEKTDSVHMRMHNDMAQGRESVIHKNVLHHDAVDGMNMLQKIKNLTKMGDDYLNDHNNSTQHIGNNIEEVKKQEMIEDTANSRRGMSRSSNKNSDEVTTGSASNSNEANIKKTRKLKKELKGGAVGEKEDKQGLRKGSELIGHNEHKDLTAPLNEMGILRRTDKDKMYEKDMNNIDNRTSVKSHVLENSPLLDSSHVLENCLNNLMNESNERSDGQHINKKGSHEDEDLDQFLNYSIKEIKKNKKKSSFDETFTLNDDMGNIKLKEFCAKRKNSSHLESKKMSVSSLCSSSRYKEVNTLGAQKGGKNEEKGEKQGVLQEVGGVPLGKVEGEEAEEAEEHAGNKKNPFNETKQIVDLIFSDHSEMKLGYGNDEKNTLDYNSNIDIIMSTHEDALKRFMECEEEENEEDKRSLHHGSNNNKIVISKGYADGLIEKRGHKESENSEIGKISRNNEINRNSEIRDNVGEGSFLQSQVHEEEEKGAHAKDENEQKQYDDFRGPEKEKEKAKEKVKEKEEKNEKEKEEENEKENEKEKEKEKVKEKEKEKVKEKEKVKENEGKKNHEIYAKKEKNLNSFLHKLGFFKSSQAASPGPEVHPSEGAVITTSNVAHISSKECNNNRGVRSKSQLGSDNCLVPIQIQMSEEKRDQLGSSNHLCSTNQVSGSNEPSGCTQDHTLSEHFKREECIRKDGKIEETPSVPTKAINIDIVEKSSTKGILTMYDGMTKGKEEIDDRAGGSNAAIHINKGNDNGGERGNHYLTISDDIMKVMCDEVCQRVSSKMAKMIYEELRGKNMVNEGNLSAFNRVGRNPDEESSKLTNNNNNDGSRHNNGASSHDNNKASNSSNTNNNYYKEIGCMLNSCNKKISEMKEEIMNIKNSNKNMNLKVASINNNVCKIYECVIKNNSYQKVQNSSSNGNDIKLEKMMNEINNFKKYINNTINKLSENLGVMSDELKNNFNKTLRGNNENLKKILQDVQHSKKVEPTQVDLKNGKRVGGGGTTANGNSGNSSGSGGGPYSKELTEFFNNAHQNALKKIMPSVISSEIHFQFSKSVIPGMKEAYNTGFQSIKDSFISLLLENKHLLSEEISAIEKNIYDKLERNNEDFVLSVNNKLDQLQKEVKLFTYNINQQIAYLHDDINELSKKPLQLNDQTVENVIVAGEGADEEADAMEEADVVEEADVVEEADVVEEADVVEEADVMEEAVVMDEEEYEEDDKEMLYLSNNKQSDIHHYNNTPNMSNKNNCTKNNSDKSSIVEIKRNYDYSMQQRNDPTDIIIKGRINHLLSEHEYNQAFILALSIDIEKNTNAYWVLQLCYRFHSILSLDNSLPISQPALLGISNILCESLIKSSNLNLDDADFRIKWVIECLQQLDVNHSALIKTNAFMFIKNMLNNICTFSYHIESNMSNLNENSSNFLKSHFNNKLLLNCNPCTSEASKIGDNRNRDSKKNDSSNNMYNKYNNNNNYNSNNNMRYMNQVSSSNSKSLQLDSNENYFIYNRHMLSLIQDKLLQVRKLLKRYIIITHLKTI